The genomic region ctttttctttttcgctCCTCATTTACATGGCCATTGAGCAGTCTCCCAGCAAATCTTTACCTGTCAAAGAAATCTATGGCTGGATTCTTGAGCACTTCCCTTACTTCTCCAATGCTCCCACCGGATGGAAGAACTCAGTGCGTCACAATCTCTCCCTGAATAAATGCTTCCGCAAGGTCGAAAGGAGTTTAGGAAAGGTATGTCTTAAAGGTGCTTTCTCATTCGACACACTTTCAGACAAGCGCGGTCCAATTTGATCTCATCATTATACTATGCTAAATATGttgtatttcaaattttagttgCCAAAATAATTGATTCAGCAAATCCCTAAATAGTGTGGGTGATGTGACAAACGTGTAGGTCTGCCACATAATGGCCGCTACAGCGATAAGACTGGAATTTCATCCAGGTCATAGCTACAAAGGAAATGCAAACAAAGCACAGTATTTTGTACGCGCAAGGTATGCAACTCTAGACCCAGAAATTGAGCGACTGAAGGTTGGAAAAGTCCTCTTATCATTGTCATCCCAAGGCAAAGTGATTATTAAGGAGCCATTTACCACGGCGCTCTATTAAGCAGTGTAGATCGAGTAAATGTAGAAAAGTCTTATCAGTATAGTtacaaatattttaatgttCTAAATCTAGTTCACTGTTGATTTGAAAAACAGTTCGATGACAGCTATGTCTGCAAAAAGGTGATTATTTTAAATCACGTGGCTAAGTAGGACACTAGTAGAAATTGAAGTGAGTGCTGGTGCTATGGTCTGcaataaacaaaatattctgCCCTGCTGTGTGATAGTATAAGAGACGTTGGTTAAGTCTAAAAGCACTAAAAACGGTGAGTCATAATGTGTAGTAAAACAACGCCTTGGTCTCctatggtgaaaaaaaaaaaagcctagtTGTGATATTGAAACTGTGACGCAATAATTTAGCAGTTTTCGATTTTCTTTAAGCAACAAATAAGTATAGTTGACTCTATAGCTGGTAGAGCGCTCATGCTCCAGAGTAGAACGTTTGCTCGTATCCAGTGTTGGCCCAGTTTGTGACACAAACTGTGTTACGTAGATCCAGATAGGGACACAATGGTTGCCATATTGAGCTTCAGTATGACTTTGGACTTGTGACCGGTAGAACCCGTAGTGCCAGGTCTGTACATGGCTACAATGTGCTATTTTTCCACCACCGTAGGAGATAGGGGCAGGTTAGCACTCTGCGGGGCGCAACACGGAGTAGCGCAAGTCGCTCAGCATGCAGGTGCGCAGTGTGAGCACTTCGTCTGCTGGCAGATCAGCGGCAGTTTCACATGACACTGGCTGGTGGTTtccgttgccatggagacatTTCCTTCTTCCTGCATCGGGGACGGGCTTGGTAATGTGAGTCAAGGTTATTctccaccctccctccctcgctcgctccctcagaCTGGGCAACAGCACAGCACCATCAGATAATATGACCGTTAACACACTCCCGCACACATCACCAACAGACAGTCGGAGCAGTGTGTGCAGCGTGTGGAGGAACTTTGTTCACGAGAAGAAACGCTGTGAAAATGAGACGATCAGTGTGTGTTTTTCACCAGATTGAATATGAATGCTGGATTTTCTATAGGGGGACAATTGGcctcaaaataattctttctcGTAAATATGAGTCCTCTCATAACATGGATCGCTAGAAGCAAGATAAACAAAGCATAAGTAGGAAGGAAGCCCGTGTTGCTTTGGGTTTGCTGTTACTTGAAATGATAGCAGCAATAAGTTGAGTTGTTATTAACAGGGTCAAACATTTTATTGATCTAATTAACTGTTATTTATTCACTTAAGGTAATTGAGCCTCATTGCAGCAGAGTCAAATAAAGGATGTTGACTCTTGATAGTCTCCCAATGTTTCACTATCATTGCAGGCCAGTGGAAAAGGTTCTCTGTGGTGCGTCGACCCAGAGTACCGCCCCAACCTGATCCAAGCCCTTAAGAAGCAGCACTTTCCCGCCGCACATGCCTTCTGCACACCACCCGCCTCCCCGCCCAGGTGACCTATCTTCATTCCCCACAGTAAATTGTGACAGGATGTGACGATGCAGGAAATTGTTCTCAGACCATCAAGTCGGACCATCACTCCGGGTTAAATGGTCTTAGTTCTTTGAAATTGAAGATGCTTTTTATGGTGTCATTTTGATGGGTTTCAGCAGTGGCTAGTTCTTCAAGCACACCACTTTTGAAATTCAAGTATGATACAGTGGTtgatgtttcttttctttttttcttttctttaatctCTCCTGCAGTGCCTCCTCACCCCCTCGTCATCTCTTTCTGCAAGGTTGCTCATTTAAAGGTGAGGCAGAGCTCTCTTGGTTTTTGTACGCTCACGTGCTTTACAGCTTTGTGAATCCGCCGTAGTGTGCTTGTGAATGTATCGCAATTGTGACGCTTTTGTGCATTTCAGTCACAGAACATCCAGCATCTTGTCCCCTCCCCACCCCTCGCAGttcttagtttgatttattacTTTGAAGTCATTGATGCCTCATGTGGTCCATTCGATGCCTCAGCTATTGCGCCCCACTCACTCTGCCTCTTAGATTTGTAACCTTGACAACAGGCAGAGTTTCCGTTGGTGCTGAGTGTGGAGCACTCAATCTTGCTGTAATCATTAATAATTTAGAGCCCCAGAAGTGAGCCATGAGGCTTTTAGACACTTTGTCAGGTCTGAGAAGATCGGATGCATTCTTCCTATCAGCATGTATTTATcctctgctttgttttgatgaatatttgttttgtccGATCCATTCCATTGGcatttttggggtcacttcaaGTGGTGCGCAAAAATCGTTAAACCTTGCTATGCCTTGCAGTTCCACCATGGGGCGGGCAAGTGGGATGGCGATGGCTTCAAAGAACCAAGAAAATAAACAAGGAGCATTCAGCGTTTTACCCTACCGATTTAAAAACTCCTTGCTTATCAATCAATAACTTTTGCGACCCTTTTCAAACTTTGCGGCTTGGTGGAAATGAGCAATGTTAAAAGGGAGCGAAGCGCCCCGCTCGTTGCCTTGCTCTCACACCTTAGCACTGACCGTCATGCATGTTCTCTCCTCTTCCAGAGTCTGATATTGATGCTGCCACTGCCATGATGCTCTTAAACTCTGCCCCAGGGCACCACGTTGACCCATGTAAGAGAATCCAACAAGCAACCATATGTTCACCCTCCTCACATAACATCCACCTCATTGCTTtaagtgttttttatttgtctgcTGATTCGGTTGGACATACTTCTCATCCGCGTTCATAATTTTATGGCACATGTTTAATTCATTTGACGTGAGGACATTCGGTATGTGGCTAATCATAGAAGATTATTGAAAACAATTTGAATCGTTGTTAACAATAGAAATGCTATTAGAATTTTGAAGGTGCTGTATATTTGGTTAATTGATTATTAGAAATTCCATTGATTGCTGATGAATTACTCGTTGACGTAAGTGAGGTGAAACGGCAACGGCAAAATTGACAACGGTTGATTTGGTCTTAATTAAGCAGTGGTCTACTGAAGGAGGACAGGAGGTTGTCAGTTATGGCAAGTTGAGCTACGTACATGTAAGAAGACTTCCACTGTGACAACACTTCCAGGGGCAGTGTTAATTCACTCAGTCCAACTCAAACATTAAAAATGGAGTTCCGAAGATTCAGAGTCTCTGATTTGACCCCCGTCACGGCATTTACATGTGCCAGTTGATCGAGGAACTCCACCCCACATTgttgattagaatgtgtttaATGCAGAGTTGATTATTTCAATAAGCCAGACGCAAGTGGCTTGTAAACTGTCGGTTTGCCCTCATCACTTTTTGCTACATCTGCTCTCGGCAGGCAATTCTGAAGGCCCACTGGACCTCTCCAGACCCGACTCGGTCCTGGTGAGCAGCGATCCAAAGCAGGACCACAACTACAGCAGCGTCGCCCTGCAGCGCTGCTCCTCCCGGTCTTCCTCGTCCTCCCTTTCCTCCTTAGATGAAGGAGGCTGCGAGCGCAGGCAGTCCCGCCGCGCCGGCAGCGAGGGCTTCCACAGCGACGAGGACTCTGACCTCTGGGATGAGAGGGGCGTCAACCAAACGCagcgccgcccgcccgccatcaAATGGCCTGCTGGCAAAAGGCCGCGGCGTGAGGTCAAGCCAGAGTTGGATGAGGAGCTTAAAGAGGCCGCTGGTTCATTGCTGCACCTGGCGGGTATACGCAGTTGCACGGAGGGCTCCAAACGCAATGTCAAGAGCACAAAACTTAACAGGAAATAAAAGATAACCCTTCATCAGACTCTGGACCCTGTGAACCCTCACCTCTGACCCACCCCCAGTCGCGTGTCCCGCTGTGCCTCCTTCTCCTTTTCTCATCTCATGTCTTGGCCATTTTGAGCCTCTCTTTCGTTGTTTGTTTGGGATATCTCTGTCCAACGAATCAAATGGCAATAGTATTGTTCACACAGGAGAACGAAGCCATAATGAGACTTTTGCAACTCGGGGGCGGTCACAACatatttggggagggggggctgagCGACGGAGAACGGACTCGATCCAAAATGACCTGCCTGCTTCTGTCGAAATAGACGATGGTGACtcaagattttctttttcctgtgaaaaatggaaaacttTTTTTCTAACTCAAAGCGTTGCATGCTTCCTCCTCAAACTTGTATCCTCTTCCAAGTGAGTCTGTATATGACGCGAACGAGTGCATGTTTGTAAAAGACAAAATCTAACCTCCTGGTGTTGCGCGTTTTCCCCTTTTGTGCTAACGGAAAGATAATAATACGGCACGGTTTTAAAACGTGTGCTCTACACCTCTCTTGAGAGAGAGATGCAATAATGAATCCACAACCTTAACTTTTTCACGTCATTTAATATTGTGACTTTTTCCACCCCAGAGATATGCTGGTTAAGATGCAATTAAGCAAATGAATGGGATAGCGTTATTGTCTTGTTACGCCGTAAACATGAGGATTAGCAAATTGCGGAATTAGTATTTACTCTGCCACTGCCAAATTCTACTTGCAAACTTTGCCACTTCGCCTTGTCAATCACGTTGATCCACCGGGATGTTTTACATTTACGGCGCACTTGGCTGTGTGCGCAACGGATTTCCTCGACTACTTTTACTTGTGTTTTCTTCAGTCTAAAACTGAAGGTGAGACAAGAAGGGTCAGTTACTCTTatgttgagagaaaaaaaaaaagtagccatGCTGCTTGACCCTTGTGGACGGGATGCTAAATAACCACTGGTTCTTGCACCATTTATTgcagtttattttttgttcaaatccGGCGGGATGCCTGTCTGATTTGGGAGAGTTGAAGTCGAGCTTGTTTAAAGCACGATAAACCCGACGGTACAGTCATGGTTGGACATAACTGGAATCCTTATGATGTGAGCTGCTCTCGTGATTTGACCCCAACTTCCGGTCGGCCACTGGTGTTCCTCTCGCTGCGCTTCCTCCTTAAAACAAAATAAGGAAGTACAAAACCCCTTCACGCTGTGAAATGtggtgcttactgtctgctgatTACGGTCGGCTCACTGTGGGAGGTTACAAGGCAAGCTGCATTTGACATTTAGGTTTTTCAAATCAAAAGTACTTAACAATATGAGGAAAACGCGCACAATAGCATCTCATCCCAcatgatatttaaaaaacaaaagtgccaCAATGTGTTTTTGGTGGCTTTAAGTATAGCCTATGTTGT from Syngnathus typhle isolate RoL2023-S1 ecotype Sweden linkage group LG8, RoL_Styp_1.0, whole genome shotgun sequence harbors:
- the foxn2a gene encoding forkhead box protein N2, whose amino-acid sequence is MGPIIGMSPDKKTEIPGMQEEQAWLRGVCGVGTLPEAECASSPLATSVDRAGAEDEELTNLNWLHENLLQKFTLGGPEAQPSGSPLFDIEGDYGSNQGTSSSSTASTHSRGRERDSLKSKPPFSFSLLIYMAIEQSPSKSLPVKEIYGWILEHFPYFSNAPTGWKNSVRHNLSLNKCFRKVERSLGKASGKGSLWCVDPEYRPNLIQALKKQHFPAAHAFCTPPASPPSASSPPRHLFLQGCSFKESDIDAATAMMLLNSAPGHHVDPCNSEGPLDLSRPDSVLVSSDPKQDHNYSSVALQRCSSRSSSSSLSSLDEGGCERRQSRRAGSEGFHSDEDSDLWDERGVNQTQRRPPAIKWPAGKRPRREVKPELDEELKEAAGSLLHLAGIRSCTEGSKRNVKSTKLNRK